In Gadus macrocephalus chromosome 4, ASM3116895v1, the following proteins share a genomic window:
- the LOC132456219 gene encoding tenascin-like isoform X1 translates to MGPNSLGLSVPLLTALLSMAGAGLVQRTIRHRRESLAPTVRDNLTLPNSGQPVVFNHVYNINVPASSVCSVDLDSPGSSELEPLESADGPASAGLSTTEHTLDQENQIVFTHRINVPRQACGCADADAGGLPELKALLSRLEMLEAEVSTLRHQCGGGDAGCCTAQVTGEVGTKPYCGGHGNYSTESCGCVCEPGWSGANCSEASCPNACHGQGRCLDGRCHCFPGFSGDDCRRQACPRDCGESGACVDGRCVCNPGFQGDDCSQTVCLNSCLGRGRCEDGDCVCEEPWGGLDCSEHTCPSDCYDRGRCVNGTCYCDEGYAGAECGQRLCPQGCHGNGFCGADGRCVCGAGYGGEDCSALTCPGDCGGRGTCFNGVCICDAGFRGEACGEAACPNDCNRRGRCVDGKCSCDAGFQGDDCSELSCPDACRHRGRCVNGQCVCDQGFAGEDCGVRTCPGNCYGRGECVAGHCVCDPGYVGGDCGALSCPNDCYGRGRCVAGRCVCDEGFAGEDCGQKACPNACLARGFCLDGACVCQEGFSGDDCSVVTCPDNCGGRGRCLDGRCSCDAGYQGPGCGELSCPGDCRDTGRCVEGRCQCEEGYIGADCKQVSPPTDLLVSDVTPHTVDLSWSNEKLVTQYMVTYVPTGPGGLRQKFSVPGDDSTARVEGLEPGVEYLINVYAVLNNMKSVPVSARVATSLPQPEGLRFKSVRESSVKVEWDPLEITFDGWELNIRNMKEENGKIVNILPSTQNNFEQSGLGPGQEYEVSLRAIKNNTKGPQTTRTFSTKIKGPQQVLVKDVTDSSALFSWSQPVTEVTSITVTYAPTSDPSDQTSVDLTNMDTQYIAGDLRPDTEYQISLTSRRRGVASDPVSRTFTTDLDSPRTLKTLSQTDDSISLEWSNSEADVGGYRVKYTPFSGGSPREELFPSAAGETTKATITGLRPGTEYGIGVTAVKDERESLPATTNAATDLDPPKDLEVVDSTETSLMLRWKKPKAKLNGYTLAYTSRDGPSQEVRLPPTATSLALDDLNPDTLYSVALTAERGPKKSSPVSLSASTASYTFYSAHSDVPELTPQSGLDDNIISFAHLDTPPDSQLSGMGPADELAGLNVSAHTSDGFDLSWELKPPAAYDSLVVECRGPLQTLAVMEVVLSGDSTRSRIRGLNASTEYRITLHGITGSNGSLLLEAIAVTAPEPTSPGLIMNVTDVLTTTTTTTTTTTTASTTTTATTATSTRPQSFSETAPVPTIVVSHTLGSPSVVGTESPLTEPFGAFTLTNMSSTSVGVSWSAPDQTFDHFLVELSSPSEEAPARTTMVAGSEGGAEIEGLSPSTRYEITLYGLVEGVRSQPLKMFVDTEEISPRVLTLTVSDTTWDSFNVSWSPPAHQDFEGFVLELTNLENPAESQNLTLSGEAFSLLVSGLAPDTGYMVGLYAMLPDRFLEPVYTEATTVSRAVVGNLYVSNLTSEGFSMSWNGTQGHVDGYVLEIIDSDWLTEPREHNISGDVRSYDVTGLRPSTDYVAYLYGVSKGSRTNAVSSVASTAAEPDLSRLVVSNITSDRFSLSWQTGEKAFHNFIVEVRESATPSRAMGRALSGDARATVMTGLKAATQYDIKLYASSGGQNSQPLFAVATTEDAPQLGTLTTASVSPDNLTLSWSTVSGHFDVFVVRVSDSLQLFDTLEFKVPSPGGNVTVSELLDATDYDIELYGISHGRRSSSVFTHAITAPLPRVENLTVTNITPYGFRLSWETKQTKQEGAPPGGTFKHFQVVVTDSGWLLEPHEFNVPGNQTYLDLWGLITGIGYEVRLTGVSSSGLLSRPLTTVAKTEAEPEIEHLFVSDVTADGFRLSWTAAEDQFDRFVIRMRDAKKVSKVHVRDARGEERTAVFTGLMSGTEYDIELYGVTLETRSQPIMGVAQTGLGSPSGLSFTDVSDSSAVVQWAKPRSKVDSYRIVYVPLQQGNPMSVTVDGAETQALLPGLVPGKTYQVTVIAVRGLDESSPSTDTVTTALDGPQRLGVLNITETSALLLWAPSAATADGYVITYSADSVTPVVEHVSGNTVEFEMGSLVPATEYTVEVYALKDGQKSGAATVDFTTDLDSPRDLTASNIQKDGATLSWRPPRSDLSGYTLSFSAGDGTVQEVMLSPTASSYTLSDLIGSTDYSVTLQAVAAGRHSPPLSTTFTTTGHLYRRPRDCAQVLLNGEESSGLHTVYLGGDENQPTQAYCDMTTDQGGWLVFLRRQNGKQEFFRNWRNYTAGFGNMEEEFWLGLANLHKMTNSANYELRVDLGDGAETAYAQYDKFTIAEPRTRYKIYLGAYSGTAGDSLTYHHGRPFSTFDNDNDAAVTNCALSYKGAFWYKNCHRVNLMGKYGDESHSKGINWFHWKGHEHSIQFAEMKMRPVNFSNFESRRKRS, encoded by the exons ATGGGTCCAAACAGCCTGGGCCTCAGCGTCCCCCTCCTGACCGCTCTGCTGAGCATGGCCGGCGCCGGGCTGGTCCAGCGGACCATCAGGCATCGGCGGGAGTCCCTGGCGCCCACCGTGCGCGACAACCTCACCCTCCCTAACTCGGGTCAGCCCGTGGTCTTCAACCACGTGTACAACATCAACGTGCCCGCCAGCTCCGTGTGCTCTGTGGACCTGGACTCCCCGGGCAGCTCCGAGCTGGAACCCCTGGAGTCGGCAGACGGCCCCGCCTCCGCCGGGCTGAGCACCACCGAGCACACTCTGGACCAGGAGAACCAGATCGTATTCACCCACCGCATCAACGTGCCACGGCAGGCGTGCGGCTGCGCCGACGCCGATGCGggcggactcccggagctgaaGGCGCTGCTGAGCCGTCTGGAGATGCTGGAGGCGGAGGTGTCCACGCTGCGACACCAGTGTGGCGGCGGCGATGCGGGCTGCTGCACCGCGCAGGTCACAG GCGAGGTGGGCACCAAGCCATACTGCGGCGGCCACGGTAACTACAGCACGGAGAGCTGCGGCTGCGTGTGCGAGCCGGGCTGGTCCGGAGCCAACTGCAGCGAGGCCTCCTGCCCCAACGCCTGCCACGGCCAGGGCCGCTGCCTGGACGGCCGCTGCCACTGCTTCCCGGGCTTCTCCGGGGACGACTGCCGGCGGCAGGCCTGCCCTCGGGACTGCGGCGAGAGCGGCGCGTGTGTGGACGGGCGCTGCGTCTGCAACCCGGGCTTCCAGGGCGACGACTGCTCCCAGACCGTCTGTCTGAACAGCTGCCTGGGGCGGGGCCGCTGTGAGGACGGGGACTGCGTGTGCGAGGAGCCCTGGGGCGGCCTGGACTGCTCGGAGCACACCTGCCCCAGCGACTGCTACGACCGCGGCCGCTGCGTCAACGGCACCTGCTACTGCGACGAGGGCTACGCCGGCGCCGAGTGCGGCCAGCGCCTCTGCCCCCAGGGCTGCCACGGCAACGGCTTCTGCGGCGCGGACGGCCGGTGCGTGTGCGGCGCAGGCTACGGCGGCGAGGACTGCTCGGCGCTCACCTGCCCCGGCGACTGCGGCGGGCGCGGCACCTGCTTCAACGGCGTGTGCATCTGCGACGCCGGGTTCCGCGGCGAGGCCTGCGGCGAGGCGGCGTGCCCCAACGACTGCAACCGCCGCGGCCGCTGCGTCGACGGGAAGTGCAGCTGCGACGCCGGATTCCAAGGCGACGACTGCTCGGAGCTGTCCTGCCCCGACGCGTGCCGGCACCGCGGCCGCTGCGTCAACGGCCAGTGCGTGTGCGACCAAGGGTTCGCCGGCGAGGACTGCGGCGTGCGGACGTGCCCGGGGAACTGCTACGGGCGCGGGGAGTGCGTGGCGGGCCACTGCGTGTGCGACCCAGGGTACGTGGGCGGGGACTGCGGCGCGCTGAGCTGCCCCAACGACTGCTACGGCCGCGGGCGCTGCGTGGCCGGGCGCTGCGTGTGCGACGAGGGCTTCGCCGGCGAGGACTGCGGGCAGAAGGCGTGCCCCAACGCCTGCCTGGCGCGGGGCTTCTGCCTGGACGGGGCGTGCGTCTGCCAGGAGGGCTTCTCCGGGGACGACTGCTCCGTGGTCACGTGTCCTGACAACTGCGGAGGCCGCGGGCGGTGCCTGGACGGCAGGTGCTCGTGCGACGCGGGCTACCAGGGGCCCGGCTGCGGGGAGCTGAGCTGCCCCGGGGACTGCCGGGACACGGGCCGGTGCGTGGAGGGCCGGTGCCAGTGTGAAGAGGGCTACATCGGAGCGGACTGCAAGCAAG TTTCCCCGCCGACGGACCTCTTGGTGAGCGACGTGACCCCCCACACGGTGGACCTGTCCTGGAGCAACGAGAAGCTGGTGACACAGTACATGGTCACCTACGTGCCCACGGGCCCAGGCGGCCTGCGCCAGAAGTTCAGCGTGCCCGGGGACGACAGCACCGCTCGGGTAGAGGGGCTGGAGCCCGGGGTGGAGTACCTGATCAACGTTTACGCCGTCCTCAACAACATGAAGAGCGTGCCTGTGAGCGCCCGGGTGGCCACCA GTCTTCCCCAGCCGGAGGGATTGAGGTTCAAGTCGGTGAGGGAGTCTTCCGTGAAGGTGGAGTGGGACCCGCTGGAGATCACCTTTGATGGATGGGAGCTCAACATCCGCAACATG AAAGAAGAGAATGGAAAGATTGTGAATATCCTGCCGTCAACACAAAACAACTTCGAGCAATCAGGGCTTGGTCCTGGACAGGAGTACGAGGTCTCTCTCCGAGCCATCAAGAACAACACGAAGGGCCCTCAGACCACCAGGACCTTCAGCACCA AGATCAAGGGCCCTCAGCAGGTCCTGGTAAAGGACGTGACAGACTCCTCTGCGCTGTTCTCGTGGTCCCAGCCTGTGACCGAGGTCACCAGCATCACGGTGACCTACGCGCCAACCTCCGACCCCTCGGACCAGACCAGCGTCGACCTCACCAATATGGACACCCAGTACATCGCGGGGGACCTGAGGCCCGACACCGAGTACCAGATCTCCCTGACCTCCAGGAGGCGGGGCGTTGCCAGCGACCCCGTCAGCAGGACCTTCACCACCG ATCTGGATAGTCCCAGGACCCTGAAGACCCTGTCTCAGACAGATGACAGCATCAGCCTGGAGTGGAGCAACAGTGAGGCGGACGTGGGCGGCTACAGAGTGAAATACACCCCCTTCTCCGGGGGTTCCCCTCGTGAGGAGCTGTTTCCCAGCGCCGCGGGAGAAACCACAAAGGCTACCATTACCG GGCTAAGACCAGGTACGGAGTACGGGATCGGAGTCACCGCTGTTAAAGATGAGCGGGAGAGTTTGCCTGCGACTACAAATGCAGCCACTG ATCTGGATCCTCCCAAAGACCTGGAGGTGGTGGATTCGACGGAGACCTCTCTGATGCTGCGCTGGAAGAAGCCCAAGGCTAAGCTCAACGGCTACACGCTGGCGTACACCTCCAGAGACGGCCCTTCGCAGGAGGTGAGGCTGCCTCCCACGGCCACCAGCCTTGCCCTCGATGACCTGAACCCGGACACGCTGTACAGCGTGGCCCTGACCGCGGAGCGGGGCCCCAAGAAAAGCTCCCCAGTGAGCCTGTCTGCCTCCACAG CCTCTTACACGTTTTATTCAGCTCACTCCGATGTTCCCGAGCTCACACCTCAGTCAGGGCTGGACGACAATATCATTAGCTTCGCACACCTAGACACGCCCCCCGACTCCCAGCTCTCGGGGATGGGGCCCGCGGACGAGCTCGCAGGCCTCAATGTATCGGCGCACACGTCCGATGGATTCGATCTCTCGTGGGAGCTCAAACCTCCGGCGGCCTACGACAGCCTCGTGGTAGAGTGCAGAGGCCCGCTCCAAACGCTGGCAGTCATGGAGGTCGTCCTCAGCGGAGATTCCACCCGCTCTAGAATCCGAGGCCTGAACGCCTCCACAGAATATCGAATCACGCTTCACGGGATTACCGGTAGTAATGGGTCCCTGCTTCTTGAGGCTATCGCCGTCACAG CACCCGAGCCCACCTCTCCAGGCTTAATTATGAATGTCACAGACGTcctaaccacaacaacaacaacaacaacaacaacaacaacagcatcaacaacaacaacagcaacaaccgCAACCTCAACAAGACCACAATCTTTTTCAGAAACAGCACCTGTCCCCACCATAGTGGTCTCACACACTCTTGGTTCCCCTTCTGTTGTGGGGACCGAGAGTCCCCTCACAGAGCCGTTTGGGGCGTTCACGCTGACCAACATGTCCTCCACTAGCGTGGGGGTCAGCTGGTCGGCCCCAGACCAGACCTTTGATCATTTTCTGGTGGAGCTGAGCTCCCCATCGGAGGAGGCACCTGCGCGTACCACCATGGTAGCAGGAAGTGAGGGAGGCGCTGAGATAGAGGGCCTGTCTCCCTCGACGCGTTATGAGATTACATTGTACGGCCTGGTGGAAGGCGTGCGGTCGCAACCTCTGAAAATGTTTGTTGATACAG AGGAGATCAGCCCTAGGGTGCTCACCCTCACCGTCTCTGACACCACATGGGACAGCTTCAATGTGTCCTGGAGCCCCCCGGCGCACCAGGACTTTGAGGGCTTTGTCCTTGAACTAACAAACCTGGAGAACCCGGCCGAGAGCCAGAACCTCACTCTGTCCGGGGAGGCCTTCAGCCTGCTGGTGTCGGGCCTGGCCCCGGACACCGGCTACATGGTGGGCCTGTACGCCATGCTCCCGGACCGCTTCCTGGAGCCGGTGTACACGGAGGCCACCACAG TGAGCCGAGCGGTGGTTGGCAATCTATATGTGTCTAACTTAACGTCAGAAGGTTTCTCAATGTCGTGGAATGGTACGCAAGGACACGTTGACGGTTATGTTCTGGAGATAAtagactctgattggctgacggagcCGCGGGAACATAACATATCAGGTGACGTCCGGTCGTACGATGTCACTGGACTGCGGCCTAGCACTGACTATGTAGCCTACCTCTATGGGGTCTCCAAGGGATCTCGAACCAATGCTGTCAGTTCTGTCGCCTCTACAG CTGCGGAGCCTGACTTGTCCAGGCTCGTGGTTTCAAACATTACCTCAGACCGCTTCTCTCTGTCCTGGCAGACGGGAGAAAAGGCTTTCCATAACTTTATCGTAGAGGTCCGAGAGTCGGCCACGCCCTCGCGGGCCATGGGCCGCGCACTGTCTGGAGACGCGCGAGCCACGGTCATGACCGGCCTCAAGGCTGCCACTCAGTACGACATTAAACTGTACGCCAGTAGCGGCGGCCAGAACTCACAGCCGTTGTTCGCCGTAGCCACCACAG AGGATGCCCCACAGTTGGGAACTCTAACCACTGCGTCGGTGAGCCCAGATAACCTCACCCTGTCCTGGAGCACTGTCTCGGGCCACTTCGATGTCTTTGTGGTCCGCGTCAGTGACTCCCTGCAGCTGTTTGATACGCTGGAGTTCAAGGTGCCCAGCCCAGGGGGCAACGTGACAGTGTCTGAGCTGCTGGACGCCACAGACTATGATATAGAGCTGTACGGTATCTCTCATGGGCGCCGCAGCTCCTCTGTGTTTACCCATGCCATCACAG ctcctttgcccagagtggaaaacttgaCCGTTACAAACATTACCCCATATGGCTTTCGTCTGTCCTGGGAGACCAAGCAGACGAAGCAGGAgggggcgccccctggtggcaccTTCAAGCACTTTCAAGTAGTTGTGACAGACTCGGGCTGGCTGTTGGAGCCGCATGAGTTCAATGTCCCGGGAAACCAGACGTACCTGGACCTGTGGGGGCTGATCACAGGCATCGGCTATGAGGTCAGGCTGACGGGGGTATCTAGCTCGGGCCTGCTCTCCCGCCCGCTGACCACAGTGGCTAAGACAG AGGCCGAGCCCGAGATAGAGCACCTGTTTGTGTCGGACGTAACGGCCGACGGCTTCCGTCTGTCGTGGACAGCCGCCGAAGACCAGTTCGACCGCTTCGTCATCAGGATGAGGGACGCCAAGAAGGTGTCCAAGGTGCACGTGCGCGACGCCCGCGGCGAGGAGCGCACCGCCGTGTTCACGGGTCTCATGAGCGGCACCGAGTACGACATTGAGCTGTACGGGGTGACCCTTGAGACGCGCTCGCAACCCATCATGGGGGTCGCTCAGACAG GCCTCGGTTCCCCCAGCGGCCTTAGTTTCACCGATGTGAGTGACAGCTCGGCCGTGGTACAGTGGGCGAAGCCACGCTCCAAGGTGGACAGCTACCGGATCGTCTATGTGCCGCTCCAACAAG GGAACCCCATGAGTGTGACCGTGGACGGGGCTGAGACCCAGGCCCTCCTGCCCGGCCTGGTTCCTGGGAAGACCTACCAGGTGACCGTCATCGCGGTCAGGGGCCTGGACGAAAGCAGCCCCTCCACCGACACCGTCACCACcg CACTGGACGGGCCCCAGCGCCTGGGTGTGCTGAACATCACGGAGACCTCGGCCCTGTTGCTGTGGGCGCCCAGCGCGGCCACCGCGGACGGCTATGTCATCACGTACAGCGCAGATTCAG TGACTCCAGTGGTGGAGCACGTTTCGGGGAACACAGTTGAGTTTGAGATGGGCTCTCTGGTCCCGGCCACTGAATACACGGTGGAGGTGTATGCCTTGAAGGACGGCCAGAAGAGTGGCGCGGCCACCGTGGACTTCACTACAG ACCTGGACTCCCCCCGGGACCTGACGGCCAGCAACATCCAGAAGGACGGGGCCACTCTCAGCTGGAGGCCTCCCCGCTCGGATCTCAGTGGATACACACTCAGCTTCTCTGCTGGAGACGGAACCGTCCAG gaagtgatgttgAGCCCCACTGCCAGTTCCTACACCCTGAGCGACCTGATTGGCTCAACAGACTACAGCGTCACCCTGCAGGCCGTTGCTGCAGGCCGACACAGCCCCCCGCTcagcaccaccttcaccacca CAGGCCATCTGTACCGCCGCCCCCGGGACTGCGCCCAGGTGCTGTTGAACGGGGAGGAGTCCTCAGGCCTGCACACCGTCTACCTGGGGGGCGACGAGAACCAGCCCACACAGGCCTACTGCGACATGACCACGGACCAGGGGGGCTGGCTG GTCTTCCTCAGACGCCAGAACGGGAAGCAGGAGTTCTTCAGGAACTGGAGGAACTACACGGCTGGCTTCGGGAACATGGAGGAGGAGTTCTGGCTCG GTCTGGCCAATCTTCATAAGATGACCAACTCGGCCAACTACGAGCTACGCGTGGACCTGGGAGACGGCGCGGAGACTGCCTATGCACAGTACGACAAGTTCACCATCGCAGAGCCGCGGACCCGCTACAAGATCTACTTAGGCGCTTATAGCGGAACTGCTG GTGATTCCCTTACCTACCACCATGGGCGCCCCTTCTCGACCTTCGACAACGATAACGACGCTGCCGTTACCAACTGTGCGTTGTCCTATAAGGGGGCCTTTTGGTACAAAAACTGTCATCGTGTCAACCTAATGGGGAAGTACGGCGACGAAAGTCATAGTAAG GGTATCAACTGGTTCCATTGGAAAGGACACGAGCACTCCATTCAGTTTGCAGAGATGAAGATGAGACCGGTCAACTTTAGTAATTTTGAAAGCAGACGCAAAAGATCATAG